The following proteins are co-located in the Fuscovulum ytuae genome:
- a CDS encoding NnrU family protein produces MGWNEFAFAFGAFFLTHSIPIRPPLRPWAVARLGHAGFGIAYSALSLGVLAWLIAAAGRAPYVPLWDWAPWQNHVVLAVMLPVCVILSLAIARPNPFSFGGAQNDRFDPASPGIVRLTRHPLLLALGIWSAAHILPNGDLAHVILFGTFAGFAMLGGRLVDRRRQREMGQRWHDLRAALSECPASLSLTTDTLLRLAAGLMLYAGLIWLHPLVIGVDPRV; encoded by the coding sequence ATGGGCTGGAACGAATTCGCCTTTGCCTTCGGGGCCTTCTTCCTGACCCACTCCATTCCGATCCGCCCGCCGTTGCGGCCCTGGGCGGTGGCAAGGCTGGGGCATGCAGGCTTTGGCATCGCCTATTCGGCTCTCTCACTTGGCGTGCTGGCATGGTTGATCGCGGCAGCGGGTCGAGCGCCCTATGTGCCGCTTTGGGACTGGGCGCCGTGGCAGAACCATGTCGTGCTGGCCGTGATGCTGCCGGTCTGCGTGATCCTGTCGCTGGCAATTGCACGACCGAACCCCTTTTCCTTCGGCGGCGCGCAAAATGACCGGTTCGACCCGGCGAGCCCCGGAATCGTCCGCCTGACGCGGCATCCCCTGCTTCTGGCGCTCGGGATATGGTCGGCGGCGCATATCCTGCCAAACGGCGACTTGGCGCATGTGATACTGTTCGGCACCTTCGCCGGTTTCGCGATGCTTGGCGGCCGCCTTGTCGACCGGCGGCGACAGCGAGAGATGGGGCAGAGATGGCACGACCTGCGCGCAGCCCTATCGGAATGCCCCGCATCGCTATCCCTGACCACCGACACCCTTTTGCGCTTGGCTGCCGGGCTCATGCTCTATGCGGGGTTGATCTGGCTGCATCCCCTGGTGATCGGAGTGGACCCTCGGGTCTGA
- a CDS encoding efflux RND transporter periplasmic adaptor subunit: MRTIWIIAVVATLSIGAGAMYLTERPLTVAVVQPETDVALRIYGLGTVEARVLARVGFESSGTLMSLTVDAGDRVAQGQALAALNQDEQEARLARAQAAVAANAANQAKAEAAVLRATAILAQREAANRRQAELTRQEAASIQRAEEAQRDEDVARADVKVAEAELAVIRAQGQDAVAALQLEQTLLDRHRLTAPFDALVVTRLAETGAVVRSGDPIFTLIDPDTIWIQAYIDEERAGQLALGQPGTIRLRSQPASEFTGTITRIGVESDRVNEERRVWLTCSDCPQQMFLGEQAEVRILTATRATALMVPEVAIIGFDGYRGTVWIVQDSRLSRADLTFGARDDRGRVEVTGGLPDAAQVVAVPLQGVDEGRPARIGAAP, from the coding sequence ATGCGGACCATCTGGATCATCGCGGTGGTGGCGACCCTGAGCATCGGTGCAGGAGCGATGTACCTGACCGAGCGTCCGTTGACGGTGGCGGTCGTGCAGCCCGAAACCGATGTGGCCCTTCGCATCTACGGGCTCGGAACCGTCGAGGCGAGGGTACTGGCGCGCGTAGGATTTGAGTCCAGCGGAACACTGATGTCGCTTACGGTCGATGCAGGTGACCGCGTGGCACAGGGGCAAGCGCTGGCCGCGCTGAATCAGGATGAGCAGGAGGCGCGGCTCGCGCGTGCCCAGGCCGCCGTGGCGGCGAACGCTGCCAATCAGGCCAAGGCCGAAGCGGCTGTCCTCCGCGCCACGGCAATCCTGGCGCAGCGCGAGGCGGCCAACCGCCGGCAGGCCGAGTTGACCCGACAGGAAGCCGCATCCATCCAGCGCGCGGAGGAGGCGCAGCGAGATGAAGACGTCGCTCGTGCTGACGTGAAAGTTGCCGAAGCGGAACTCGCCGTCATTCGCGCTCAAGGGCAGGATGCAGTCGCTGCCCTGCAACTTGAACAGACGCTGCTGGACCGTCACCGCTTGACCGCACCCTTTGATGCGCTGGTTGTGACACGCCTGGCCGAAACCGGGGCCGTGGTTCGGTCAGGCGATCCGATCTTTACCCTGATCGACCCCGATACGATTTGGATTCAGGCCTACATTGACGAAGAACGCGCTGGTCAGCTGGCCCTTGGCCAGCCCGGCACCATCCGTCTGCGGTCTCAGCCTGCCAGCGAATTCACAGGCACGATCACCCGCATCGGAGTGGAAAGCGACCGGGTGAATGAGGAACGCCGCGTCTGGCTGACCTGCTCGGATTGCCCGCAGCAAATGTTTCTGGGCGAACAAGCCGAGGTGCGCATCCTGACTGCCACACGCGCCACGGCCCTGATGGTGCCTGAAGTGGCGATTATCGGCTTCGACGGGTATCGCGGCACGGTCTGGATCGTCCAGGACAGTAGGCTTTCGCGCGCCGACCTGACATTCGGCGCGCGTGACGACCGGGGCCGGGTGGAAGTGACGGGCGGGTTGCCCGATGCTGCGCAGGTCGTGGCCGTCCCGCTGCAAGGCGTGGATGAAGGTCGGCCTGCCCGCATCGGAGCCGCGCCATGA
- a CDS encoding Rrf2 family transcriptional regulator, whose protein sequence is MRLTSFTDFGLRMLMRMAADPSRANSTAELAEALGLSRNHLAKIIQHLARAGLIETRRGGGGGAVLARPASEIRLGQVIRLLEEGQPLVECFGADGGACSIDTRCRLKARLRSAEAAFLTDLDRSTLADIALPPLVVSQ, encoded by the coding sequence ATGCGGCTGACCTCCTTCACCGACTTCGGGCTACGGATGCTGATGCGGATGGCCGCCGATCCGTCGCGCGCCAACTCCACGGCCGAACTGGCCGAAGCCCTGGGCCTGTCCCGCAATCATCTGGCCAAGATCATCCAGCATCTGGCGCGCGCAGGCCTGATCGAAACCCGGCGCGGCGGCGGCGGTGGCGCCGTGCTGGCCCGACCGGCGTCCGAGATCCGGCTTGGCCAGGTCATCCGGTTGTTGGAAGAAGGGCAGCCCTTGGTCGAGTGTTTCGGGGCCGATGGGGGTGCCTGTTCGATAGACACGCGCTGTCGGCTCAAGGCGCGTCTGCGTTCTGCGGAAGCAGCTTTTCTCACGGATCTCGACCGATCGACACTGGCCGATATCGCCCTGCCCCCGCTCGTGGTGTCGCAATGA
- a CDS encoding 5-formyltetrahydrofolate cyclo-ligase, producing the protein MACEIAPDYFDPLAVDQEQARDVARWRKAERARLLADRQALSVSQRRAAADMIAARVDTLLAERFPNIDGLTLSAWWPIKAELNLRPWLESLLARGANVTLPVVTAPSAPLAFRLWTPDCRMVQGFWKIPVPADGPEVVPDLTLAPLVGWDPAGFRLGYGGGYFDRTLAVLSPRPMTIGIGLQSARLATIFPQPHDIALDVILTEAGVQYEQKDA; encoded by the coding sequence ATGGCTTGCGAGATCGCCCCGGACTACTTCGATCCGTTGGCTGTGGACCAAGAGCAGGCGCGCGACGTCGCCCGCTGGCGCAAGGCCGAGCGCGCGCGATTGCTCGCAGACCGTCAGGCCCTGTCCGTGTCGCAGCGTCGTGCAGCGGCAGACATGATTGCCGCGCGTGTCGATACCCTCCTTGCTGAACGTTTCCCGAATATTGACGGGCTGACGCTCTCGGCTTGGTGGCCGATCAAGGCGGAACTGAACTTGCGGCCCTGGCTGGAAAGCCTGCTCGCACGCGGCGCGAACGTCACATTGCCCGTGGTCACAGCGCCCTCTGCACCACTGGCGTTCCGCCTATGGACGCCGGATTGCAGGATGGTGCAGGGCTTCTGGAAGATCCCGGTCCCGGCTGACGGGCCAGAGGTGGTGCCTGACCTGACTCTTGCCCCCTTGGTGGGCTGGGACCCGGCAGGGTTTCGGCTGGGCTACGGCGGGGGGTACTTTGACCGCACGCTCGCCGTGCTGTCGCCTCGCCCGATGACAATCGGTATCGGTCTGCAATCTGCCCGGCTTGCCACCATCTTTCCCCAACCCCACGACATCGCACTGGACGTCATCCTGACCGAGGCCGGGGTCCAGTACGAACAGAAGGACGCATGA
- a CDS encoding DUF6522 family protein: protein MTQVERDGAGFVVPAILLAEAFGLTESDVRESMRTGALTSICEAGVGTDAGRWRLTFRYINRALRFTVDEVGTILSSSRFPVRDRSSDLER from the coding sequence ATGACGCAGGTGGAACGTGACGGTGCAGGCTTTGTCGTCCCGGCAATCTTGCTCGCCGAAGCATTCGGACTGACCGAGTCCGACGTTCGCGAGTCGATGCGCACCGGCGCCCTGACATCGATCTGCGAGGCCGGGGTGGGGACGGACGCGGGACGCTGGCGCCTGACGTTCCGTTACATTAATCGCGCCCTCCGGTTCACGGTCGACGAGGTAGGAACGATCCTGTCGAGTTCTCGCTTTCCGGTGCGGGACCGATCGTCTGACTTGGAACGTTGA
- a CDS encoding NnrS family protein encodes MTTTAEQMRAWTGPAILTYGFRPFFFWAAIWAALAMTLWVPMLSGHLTLPTAFDPVSWHAHEFLFGYLGAVIAGFLLTAVPNWTGRLPIVGWPLGGLFFLWLAGRVAVAMSGALPAGVAATVDLSFPLVLAAAIGREIVAGKNWRNLIVLAMLAVFALGNGLYHWEAARGDYAAQGYGLRLGLAAGVMMIAVIGGRIVPSFTRNWLVRRGPGKLPAAPMQGLDKVALLSLLAALMAWVALPLSLVTGILLGLAGALHAIRLARWAGHRTVAEPLVLVLHAGYAFLPLGAIALAAEILMPGVFGMAAAQHLWMGGAVGLMTLAVMTRATLGHTGQELHAGPGTVAIYLALVTAVLARVAAGVWTDEAMAMHSLAGVAWIGAFGGYAVLYGRFLLRLPPAKRI; translated from the coding sequence ATGACCACCACTGCCGAACAGATGCGCGCCTGGACCGGCCCTGCGATCCTGACCTACGGGTTCCGGCCATTCTTCTTCTGGGCCGCGATCTGGGCTGCGCTGGCGATGACGCTATGGGTGCCGATGCTGTCGGGTCATCTTACGCTGCCCACAGCCTTTGACCCAGTCAGCTGGCACGCGCACGAATTCCTGTTCGGCTACCTCGGCGCGGTGATCGCGGGGTTTCTCTTGACCGCTGTGCCAAACTGGACAGGCCGGTTGCCCATCGTGGGCTGGCCGCTTGGCGGGCTGTTCTTCCTGTGGCTGGCCGGGCGCGTGGCAGTTGCCATGTCGGGCGCCCTGCCTGCCGGGGTGGCGGCGACGGTCGATCTGTCCTTTCCGCTGGTTCTGGCCGCGGCCATTGGGCGTGAGATCGTGGCGGGCAAGAACTGGCGCAATCTGATCGTGCTGGCGATGCTGGCGGTCTTTGCCCTTGGCAACGGACTGTACCACTGGGAGGCGGCGCGGGGGGATTATGCCGCCCAAGGTTATGGCCTGCGACTTGGGTTGGCGGCGGGTGTCATGATGATCGCGGTCATCGGCGGGCGGATCGTACCTTCATTCACCCGGAACTGGCTGGTGCGGCGCGGGCCGGGGAAACTGCCCGCCGCGCCGATGCAGGGGCTCGACAAGGTGGCCCTGCTGTCCCTGCTGGCGGCTTTGATGGCCTGGGTCGCACTGCCGCTGTCCTTGGTGACAGGCATCCTGCTGGGGCTGGCCGGGGCACTGCACGCCATCCGACTGGCGCGATGGGCGGGTCACCGCACGGTGGCGGAGCCGCTCGTCCTGGTGCTGCATGCCGGCTATGCGTTCCTGCCGCTCGGGGCCATCGCGCTGGCGGCCGAGATCCTGATGCCGGGCGTCTTCGGGATGGCTGCAGCACAGCATCTCTGGATGGGCGGCGCTGTCGGGTTGATGACACTCGCGGTGATGACGCGTGCAACCCTGGGCCATACTGGGCAAGAGTTGCACGCAGGCCCCGGCACGGTGGCGATCTATCTGGCGCTGGTCACCGCTGTCCTGGCGCGCGTGGCCGCGGGGGTCTGGACCGATGAGGCGATGGCGATGCACAGCCTGGCCGGAGTGGCTTGGATAGGGGCCTTTGGCGGCTATGCCGTTCTGTACGGGCGGTTTCTGCTGCGCCTGCCGCCTGCGAAACGGATCTGA
- a CDS encoding TetR/AcrR family transcriptional regulator — translation MRKTSDLRKAEIVATILALADQIGPDRVTTGAVANEVGVTQAALFRHFPTKAAMWSAVADQVAETLTHAWNAAVALSELPVDRIRALIRAQLDQIAATPAMPMLLFSRELNVENAALRTAFHGRLTAFHGHLMREVELGQQSHTLRDDVAAADVAVLLTSLVQGVAIRWSLGARDFGLQAEGLRLLDVQLHLLGVEGG, via the coding sequence ATGCGCAAGACGTCAGATCTCCGCAAGGCCGAAATCGTGGCAACGATCCTAGCCTTGGCCGACCAGATCGGCCCGGACCGGGTGACGACAGGCGCCGTCGCCAACGAAGTCGGCGTGACGCAGGCTGCCCTGTTCAGGCATTTTCCAACAAAGGCTGCAATGTGGAGTGCCGTGGCCGACCAGGTGGCCGAAACGCTGACCCATGCCTGGAATGCGGCTGTGGCACTGAGTGAGCTGCCGGTTGACAGGATCAGGGCCCTGATCCGGGCGCAACTGGACCAGATCGCAGCAACACCCGCGATGCCCATGCTGCTGTTTTCCCGCGAACTGAATGTCGAGAACGCGGCCCTGCGCACGGCATTCCACGGGCGGCTGACCGCTTTCCATGGCCATCTTATGCGCGAAGTCGAGCTGGGCCAGCAGTCCCATACCCTGCGCGATGACGTTGCAGCGGCGGATGTGGCGGTCTTGCTGACTTCCCTGGTGCAGGGGGTGGCGATCCGCTGGTCACTGGGCGCGCGCGACTTTGGCCTGCAGGCCGAAGGGCTGCGCCTTCTGGATGTCCAGCTGCACCTGCTTGGGGTGGAAGGAGGCTGA
- a CDS encoding ABC transporter permease, which yields MNLAIKDIRHGLFRFVLTCLGLGLLMTVVLAMIGIYNGLVADALAVVKAPAADVWVVEAGTQGPFAEASSIPATTRDAVARMPGVAEAGAITYQTIEASHAGGTLRLYVIGFEPGRPGGPQRITEGRGLGRSHFELLADRKTGLVPGETIRLGRDRFTVVGLVEDAMNSGGDPAVYVTLADALTLQTAMDPAAARVQAARGDGGLRPPTVAAVVARLQPGADVALLTATVRQWKHLSALSQGEQEQLLLASVVDRARRQIGLFLGILLSVSAVVIALIIYTMTMEKLKQIATLKLIGAPDRTIVGLIVQQALILGISGLGIGLALILLVKDSFPRRVVLEPFNALVLTGIILMVCLVASGLGVRAALKVDPATALGG from the coding sequence ATGAACCTTGCCATCAAGGATATCCGCCACGGTCTCTTCCGCTTTGTCCTGACCTGTTTGGGACTTGGGCTTCTGATGACGGTCGTGCTGGCGATGATCGGCATCTACAACGGCCTTGTCGCCGATGCCCTGGCCGTCGTGAAGGCCCCTGCCGCTGATGTCTGGGTGGTCGAGGCTGGCACACAAGGCCCCTTTGCCGAAGCGTCAAGCATCCCGGCCACGACCCGGGACGCCGTGGCCCGCATGCCCGGAGTGGCCGAGGCCGGGGCCATCACTTACCAAACGATCGAGGCCAGCCATGCCGGCGGGACCTTGCGGCTCTATGTCATCGGCTTTGAACCCGGTCGTCCCGGCGGACCGCAGCGCATTACCGAAGGGCGGGGGCTGGGCAGAAGCCACTTTGAACTGCTGGCAGACCGCAAGACCGGTCTGGTGCCCGGAGAGACCATCCGGCTGGGACGCGACCGCTTTACCGTCGTGGGATTGGTCGAGGATGCGATGAACTCAGGCGGCGATCCGGCGGTCTATGTGACTTTGGCTGATGCACTGACGTTGCAGACGGCGATGGACCCGGCCGCTGCCCGGGTGCAGGCGGCCCGGGGCGATGGCGGCCTGCGCCCACCGACGGTGGCCGCCGTTGTTGCCCGGCTGCAGCCCGGTGCAGATGTGGCGCTTCTGACCGCGACAGTTCGGCAATGGAAACACCTCTCCGCCCTCAGCCAAGGTGAACAGGAGCAGCTTCTGCTTGCCTCGGTGGTGGACCGGGCGCGGCGCCAGATCGGTCTGTTCCTGGGGATCCTGCTGTCTGTCAGCGCCGTGGTGATTGCGCTCATCATCTACACAATGACCATGGAGAAGCTGAAGCAGATCGCTACCCTGAAGCTGATCGGCGCCCCGGATCGAACCATCGTGGGCCTGATCGTGCAACAGGCGCTGATCCTTGGCATCTCTGGCCTCGGGATCGGGCTGGCCCTGATCCTTCTGGTCAAGGACAGCTTTCCCCGCCGCGTTGTGCTTGAGCCGTTCAATGCGCTGGTGCTGACAGGCATCATCCTGATGGTCTGCCTTGTCGCCTCGGGTCTTGGCGTCCGCGCGGCGCTGAAGGTTGACCCTGCCACAGCGCTCGGGGGCTGA
- a CDS encoding cyclic nucleotide-binding domain-containing protein, protein MPDSSFREIRDLALFSQMADENFSALMRGAYVQNFPAQIELITEGDPSDFLHVVLSGSVDLFSAWNDRETSLATVRPISTFILAATIKDAPYLMSARTLEKSRIALIPSQDVRAVFDIDGNFARAIVTELAQCYRSVIKAQKDLKLRTSLERLANYLLRQQRRAGGAASFDLDFEKRRLASVLGMTAENLSRAFKGLQPYGLEVDGTRITITNQAEFERFAKPNPLIDDGST, encoded by the coding sequence ATGCCCGATTCATCGTTCAGGGAGATTCGCGACCTCGCGCTGTTTTCACAGATGGCGGACGAGAATTTCTCGGCCTTGATGCGCGGTGCTTATGTCCAGAACTTCCCGGCGCAGATCGAACTGATCACTGAAGGCGACCCGAGCGACTTCCTGCATGTTGTGCTTTCCGGTTCGGTTGACCTCTTCTCGGCCTGGAATGACCGTGAGACCAGCCTTGCGACCGTTCGGCCCATCTCGACCTTCATCCTGGCCGCTACGATCAAGGATGCGCCTTACCTCATGTCAGCCCGCACATTGGAGAAGAGCCGGATCGCGCTGATCCCCAGTCAGGATGTGCGCGCCGTTTTCGACATTGACGGCAACTTTGCCCGCGCCATCGTGACGGAACTGGCGCAGTGCTACCGCTCGGTCATCAAGGCGCAGAAAGACCTGAAGCTGCGGACATCGTTGGAACGGCTGGCGAACTATTTGCTGCGCCAGCAGAGGCGCGCCGGTGGGGCAGCATCGTTCGACCTTGATTTCGAGAAGCGCCGCCTCGCTTCGGTGCTTGGGATGACCGCCGAAAACCTGAGCCGCGCCTTCAAGGGGTTGCAGCCCTATGGGCTAGAGGTGGACGGAACACGTATCACAATCACCAACCAGGCAGAGTTCGAGCGGTTTGCCAAGCCGAACCCGCTGATCGACGACGGGTCCACCTGA
- a CDS encoding hemerythrin domain-containing protein: MTEAAAPSEPTALTRHIEERYHARHREQLPQLVAMAERVEDVHFGDVGVPDGLSALLHEMLGELEVHMKKEELILFPAIRKGGMPGIETPIAVMRADHAGHDRELAEILRLTANLTLPGGACGTWTGLYRGLDEFARDLTEHMRLENDVLFPQFEAERRADV; this comes from the coding sequence ATGACCGAAGCTGCAGCGCCGTCCGAGCCGACCGCCCTGACCCGGCACATCGAGGAGCGCTACCATGCCCGCCACAGGGAGCAGCTTCCGCAACTGGTGGCAATGGCGGAGCGTGTCGAGGACGTGCACTTCGGCGACGTGGGCGTGCCTGACGGACTGTCGGCCCTGCTGCACGAGATGCTCGGCGAATTGGAGGTACATATGAAGAAGGAGGAACTGATCCTGTTTCCCGCGATCCGCAAGGGCGGGATGCCCGGCATCGAGACTCCGATCGCGGTGATGCGCGCCGATCATGCCGGGCATGACCGCGAGCTGGCCGAGATCCTCCGACTGACCGCAAACCTGACCTTGCCCGGCGGGGCCTGCGGCACCTGGACCGGGCTTTACCGTGGACTGGATGAGTTCGCCCGTGACCTGACCGAGCACATGCGTCTGGAGAACGACGTGCTGTTCCCGCAGTTCGAGGCGGAGCGGCGCGCCGATGTCTGA
- a CDS encoding ABC transporter ATP-binding protein, with product MAPGDILVDVRGVAKHYGEGETRVDALRSVDLRVHVGEVIALLGPSGSGKTTLLNVIGCILAPTAGRVELDGDAVFDGKWLRSDLRRLRLDKIGFIFQAHNLLPFLTAEENVSVVLDLAGWTAERGRARARELLDYLEVGHRAKVKPALLSGGEAQRVAIARALANRPRIILADEPTAALDSGRAQLVMDLLRKLASDQKACIIAVTHDEKIFDRFDRLIHLRDGRLVDS from the coding sequence ATGGCGCCGGGCGACATTCTGGTCGATGTGCGGGGCGTCGCCAAGCATTATGGCGAAGGCGAAACCCGTGTCGATGCCTTGCGGTCCGTGGATCTGCGGGTGCATGTCGGCGAAGTCATCGCGCTGCTGGGCCCGTCCGGTTCGGGCAAGACGACGCTGCTGAACGTGATCGGCTGCATTCTTGCCCCGACCGCGGGCCGGGTCGAACTGGATGGCGATGCGGTGTTCGACGGCAAATGGCTCCGCAGCGATCTGCGACGGCTGCGCCTGGACAAGATCGGCTTTATCTTTCAGGCGCACAACCTGTTGCCCTTCCTGACCGCCGAAGAGAACGTCTCGGTCGTGCTGGACCTTGCGGGCTGGACTGCCGAAAGAGGCCGAGCACGGGCACGCGAACTGCTTGATTACCTTGAAGTCGGGCATCGGGCCAAGGTGAAGCCGGCCCTGCTTTCCGGGGGCGAAGCGCAACGCGTCGCCATTGCCCGCGCGCTGGCGAACCGCCCCCGGATCATCCTGGCCGATGAACCCACGGCTGCGTTGGACAGTGGTCGGGCGCAACTTGTGATGGACCTTCTGCGAAAGCTCGCCAGCGACCAGAAGGCCTGCATCATCGCCGTGACGCATGATGAAAAGATCTTCGACCGTTTCGACCGCCTGATCCACCTGCGCGATGGTCGTCTCGTGGACAGCTGA
- a CDS encoding group III truncated hemoglobin yields the protein MSSATVSLSIPTTRPEVTAALMVETGLSPDVLRDLVHRFYGCVRADAVLGPIFAARITDWAVHLERMVTFWSSIALMTGQYHGRPVPAHTPLPINAAHFDRWLALFRATAVDTCTPAGALHLIERAERIAYSLHIAVQSAQSDPVAPPKLFF from the coding sequence ATGTCCAGCGCAACTGTCAGCTTGTCCATCCCGACAACCAGGCCGGAAGTGACGGCCGCCCTTATGGTAGAGACGGGTCTTAGCCCCGATGTTCTGCGCGATCTGGTACACCGCTTTTACGGCTGTGTCCGTGCAGATGCCGTTCTGGGGCCGATCTTTGCGGCCCGCATCACCGATTGGGCCGTGCATCTTGAGCGGATGGTGACGTTCTGGTCTTCGATCGCCTTGATGACCGGGCAGTATCATGGCCGGCCGGTGCCCGCGCATACTCCGTTGCCGATCAATGCGGCACATTTTGACCGCTGGCTTGCGCTGTTCCGCGCGACAGCTGTTGATACCTGCACGCCCGCGGGAGCCTTGCACCTGATCGAGCGCGCCGAGCGGATCGCCTATTCCCTGCACATCGCCGTTCAGTCAGCCCAAAGCGACCCCGTCGCCCCACCCAAACTGTTCTTCTGA